A genomic segment from Polyangium mundeleinium encodes:
- a CDS encoding methyltransferase produces the protein MITSEAVERALHDLFIVAEGTKLRREDQKKSVEMAALLREIERHRKDGLLVDAAAGKAYVGLLGAALLGFTRIHVIEREPTRIAACEAAAARLAAGIELRLAAGDVGDTACWPEAPELVVALHACGAASDAILDAASGAGAKWIYLVPCCYAASVPFAKAAEAKADTLGMPRQAEVRRRFLMSLVDAERTLRLEAAGYEVTITAFVPPTVTPHNLLFRARRVREPGRMREAAARLARLRS, from the coding sequence ATGATCACGTCCGAGGCCGTCGAGCGAGCCCTGCACGATCTGTTCATCGTCGCGGAAGGCACGAAGCTCCGGCGCGAGGACCAAAAAAAGTCGGTCGAGATGGCCGCGCTGCTGCGCGAAATCGAGCGGCATCGAAAAGATGGGCTGCTCGTGGACGCAGCCGCCGGCAAAGCGTACGTGGGCCTGCTCGGCGCCGCGCTGCTCGGGTTCACGCGGATCCACGTGATCGAACGCGAGCCTACGCGGATCGCGGCCTGCGAGGCGGCGGCGGCGCGGCTCGCGGCGGGGATCGAGCTTCGGCTCGCGGCGGGCGACGTGGGCGACACCGCGTGCTGGCCCGAGGCGCCCGAGCTCGTGGTGGCGCTGCACGCGTGCGGGGCGGCCTCCGACGCGATCCTCGACGCGGCGAGCGGCGCGGGCGCGAAATGGATCTACCTGGTCCCCTGCTGTTATGCGGCGAGCGTGCCGTTCGCGAAAGCGGCCGAGGCGAAGGCCGACACGCTCGGGATGCCGCGGCAAGCGGAGGTGCGGCGGCGGTTCCTCATGTCGCTCGTCGATGCGGAGCGGACGCTCCGGCTGGAAGCGGCGGGCTACGAGGTGACGATCACGGCGTTCGTCCCGCCCACGGTGACCCCGCACAACCTGCTCTTCCGCGCGCGGCGCGTCCGCGAGCCCGGCCGCATGCGCGAGGCAGCGGCGCGGCTCGCGCGCCTCCGGTCTTGA
- a CDS encoding lysophospholipid acyltransferase family protein gives MSDHDSSSGRTTLTALSSAARFVVGFTLVAVASTLTILIALLLLPFRVLRIKLCNYYGKFIGYSITRIAGVTPVLHDGERIGKHHPAIYVANHTSTLDAFLSIWLCPVGGCGVMKKEVLRIPFFGQLYLLSGHLWLDRANKGSAIAAMSGIARTVKKHGLSIWIMPEGTRSRDGRLRPLKLGFVHLAIATGLPVVPVVLHGVHKNWVKHTLYVQPTTVDIEVLPAIDTSGWRAETAREHAAEVFNVFVDKLRDDQKPLPGVPAVAEKEKVEQAAA, from the coding sequence ATGTCGGACCATGATTCCTCGTCGGGGCGAACGACCCTGACCGCGCTCTCTTCGGCCGCTCGTTTCGTCGTCGGCTTCACGCTGGTCGCGGTGGCGTCCACCTTGACCATCCTGATCGCGCTGCTGCTCCTGCCGTTCCGGGTCCTGCGCATCAAGCTCTGCAACTATTACGGCAAGTTCATCGGCTATTCGATCACGCGAATCGCCGGCGTCACGCCCGTCCTCCACGACGGCGAGCGCATCGGCAAGCATCACCCCGCCATTTACGTCGCCAATCACACCTCGACGCTCGACGCGTTCCTGTCGATCTGGCTCTGCCCGGTGGGCGGGTGCGGCGTGATGAAAAAAGAGGTCCTCCGAATTCCCTTTTTCGGCCAGCTCTACCTCCTGTCGGGGCACCTTTGGCTCGATCGGGCGAACAAGGGTTCGGCCATCGCGGCGATGTCCGGCATCGCGAGGACGGTGAAAAAGCACGGGCTCTCCATCTGGATCATGCCCGAGGGCACGCGCAGCCGCGACGGGCGCCTCCGGCCGCTCAAGCTCGGGTTCGTGCACCTCGCCATTGCCACGGGCCTGCCCGTGGTGCCGGTCGTCCTCCACGGCGTGCACAAGAACTGGGTGAAGCACACGCTCTACGTGCAGCCGACCACGGTGGACATCGAGGTCCTGCCGGCGATCGACACGTCCGGCTGGCGCGCGGAGACGGCGCGGGAACACGCTGCCGAGGTGTTCAACGTGTTCGTGGACAAGCTGCGCGACGATCAGAAGCCGCTGCCGGGCGTGCCGGCGGTGGCCGAGAAAGAAAAGGTCGAGCAGGCGGCGGCTTGA
- a CDS encoding 3'-5' exonuclease, which produces MSKEPAFFLVIDLEATCDEEGRIPEKIMEIIEIGAVLVDGATLEPVGEFATFVRPVIRPTLTAFCKKLTTITQADVDGAPTFPAAIEALGRFVGDRDALFGSWGDYDRKQFEIDATRWGVPLPLQGHMNIKKRFSAALGETTRYGMASALERLALPLLGTHHRGIDDARNIARILPYAIGRVPIPAAQPTG; this is translated from the coding sequence ATGTCGAAGGAACCTGCATTTTTCCTGGTGATCGATCTGGAAGCGACGTGTGACGAGGAGGGGCGTATCCCCGAGAAGATCATGGAGATCATCGAGATCGGCGCGGTCCTCGTGGACGGCGCGACGCTCGAGCCAGTGGGCGAGTTCGCGACGTTCGTGCGCCCGGTCATCCGGCCGACGCTCACGGCGTTTTGCAAGAAGCTCACGACGATCACGCAAGCGGACGTCGACGGCGCGCCCACGTTCCCGGCGGCAATCGAGGCGCTCGGGCGCTTCGTCGGGGATCGCGACGCGCTCTTCGGCTCGTGGGGCGACTACGACCGCAAGCAGTTCGAGATCGACGCAACCCGCTGGGGCGTGCCCTTGCCGCTCCAGGGGCACATGAACATCAAGAAGCGCTTCTCGGCGGCCCTCGGCGAGACGACGCGTTACGGCATGGCGAGCGCACTCGAACGCCTCGCGCTCCCACTCCTGGGGACGCATCATCGAGGCATCGACGACGCGCGCAACATCGCGCGGATCCTGCCTTACGCGATCGGACGTGTGCCGATCCCAGCGGCGCAGCCCACAGGGTGA
- a CDS encoding GMC family oxidoreductase N-terminal domain-containing protein has protein sequence MSTARSTTPRPLSDTARGRHATFTSFAQPGLETEVDFVVVGSGAGGAAAAVVLARAGYRVAVVEAGPWRAPEDYPWTTYGTIRDLFPDWGSLVTQSRALWPIVQASCVGGSTVINSAIVVRTPGDVFTRWEREYGIDGRALEARVWEHQDRIERELSATVVPPDARGLLNTLAMDAAEKLGWSSHYMVRYAKDCEGAGQCLQGCRKGRKQSTNVNYIPEVLERGGYVLSTAPVKDLLFDGRRVIGVTGRFQDPETRKFGARFTVRARKAVFVAASATQTPVLLAKSGIKSRALGTLFRAHPGTGVFGVYDDPVDQNVGATQGWASTAFRQDPGLKLETLAIPPEMVAGRLPGGGTELIRRFREYRHVAMWVAAVRAESVGTVKPSLFGGPVVKYQLDEADMRKLRKGLSMVTRMHFEAGAREVIPGIFGLPYKIGPDQIHLIDEGPTDPRCYVAILSHLFGGCPMSADPRQGVVDERGKVHGYEGLYVADASAIPTTIGVNPQHTIMALASVWAENLVS, from the coding sequence ATGAGCACCGCCCGAAGCACCACACCAAGACCGCTCTCGGACACGGCGCGCGGCCGCCATGCGACGTTCACCTCGTTCGCGCAGCCCGGCCTCGAGACCGAGGTCGACTTCGTGGTCGTCGGCAGCGGCGCCGGCGGCGCGGCCGCGGCCGTCGTGCTCGCGCGGGCCGGGTATCGGGTCGCGGTCGTCGAGGCCGGCCCGTGGCGCGCGCCCGAGGATTATCCTTGGACCACGTACGGCACGATCCGCGATCTCTTCCCCGACTGGGGCTCGCTCGTCACGCAGAGCCGCGCGCTCTGGCCGATCGTCCAGGCCTCCTGCGTCGGTGGCTCCACCGTGATCAACAGCGCCATCGTGGTCCGCACGCCCGGCGACGTTTTTACGCGGTGGGAGCGCGAGTACGGCATCGACGGGCGCGCGCTCGAAGCGCGCGTGTGGGAGCACCAGGATCGCATCGAGCGTGAGCTCTCGGCGACGGTCGTCCCGCCCGACGCGCGCGGGCTCTTGAACACGCTGGCCATGGATGCAGCGGAAAAGCTCGGCTGGTCGTCGCATTACATGGTGCGGTACGCGAAGGACTGCGAGGGCGCAGGGCAGTGCCTCCAGGGCTGTCGCAAGGGCCGGAAGCAGAGCACGAACGTCAACTACATCCCCGAGGTGCTGGAGCGCGGCGGCTACGTGCTCTCGACCGCGCCGGTCAAGGATCTGCTCTTCGACGGGCGGCGCGTGATCGGCGTGACGGGCCGCTTCCAGGACCCGGAGACGCGCAAGTTCGGAGCGCGCTTCACCGTCCGCGCCCGCAAAGCCGTGTTCGTGGCCGCGTCCGCGACGCAGACGCCGGTCCTGCTCGCGAAGAGCGGCATCAAGAGCCGCGCGCTCGGCACGCTCTTCCGGGCGCACCCGGGCACGGGCGTGTTCGGCGTGTACGACGATCCGGTCGACCAGAACGTCGGCGCGACGCAGGGCTGGGCCTCGACCGCGTTCCGGCAGGATCCAGGGCTCAAGCTGGAGACGCTCGCCATTCCGCCGGAAATGGTGGCGGGGCGTCTGCCGGGCGGCGGGACCGAGCTCATCCGGAGGTTCCGCGAATACCGGCACGTCGCCATGTGGGTCGCCGCCGTGCGGGCCGAGTCCGTGGGGACGGTGAAGCCAAGCCTCTTCGGCGGCCCCGTGGTGAAATACCAGCTCGACGAGGCCGACATGCGCAAGCTCCGGAAGGGCCTCTCGATGGTGACGCGGATGCATTTCGAGGCCGGCGCGCGCGAGGTCATCCCCGGGATCTTCGGGCTGCCCTACAAGATCGGCCCGGACCAGATCCACCTCATCGACGAGGGCCCGACCGATCCGCGCTGCTACGTCGCCATTCTCTCGCACCTCTTCGGCGGCTGCCCGATGAGCGCGGACCCGCGGCAAGGCGTGGTCGACGAGCGCGGCAAGGTGCACGGCTACGAGGGGCTCTACGTCGCAGATGCGTCGGCGATCCCGACGACGATCGGCGTGAACCCGCAACACACGATCATGGCGCTCGCCTCCGTGTGGGCGGAGAACCTGGTGTCTTAG
- a CDS encoding superoxide dismutase, whose protein sequence is MAFTLPDLPYAKDALAPHISAETLEYHHGKHHNAYVTNLNKLIDGKPEASLSLEEIILRSDGGIFNNAAQVWNHTFYWHSMKPKGGGEPTGDLADAIKRDFGSFEKFKEEFTAAATTQFGSGWAWLVLKDGKLAVTKTGNADLPMKHGQKALLTIDVWEHAYYIDYRNLRPKYIETFLTSLVNWDFVAKNLRG, encoded by the coding sequence ATGGCCTTCACGCTCCCCGATCTCCCGTACGCGAAGGATGCCCTCGCGCCGCACATCAGCGCCGAGACGCTCGAATACCACCACGGCAAGCACCACAACGCCTACGTCACGAACCTCAACAAGCTCATCGACGGCAAGCCCGAGGCGTCGTTGTCGCTGGAGGAGATCATCCTCCGCTCGGACGGCGGCATCTTCAACAACGCCGCCCAGGTCTGGAACCACACGTTCTACTGGCACAGCATGAAGCCGAAGGGCGGCGGCGAGCCCACGGGCGACCTGGCCGACGCGATCAAGCGTGACTTCGGCTCGTTCGAGAAGTTCAAGGAGGAGTTCACGGCCGCGGCGACCACGCAGTTCGGGTCGGGCTGGGCGTGGCTCGTGCTGAAGGACGGCAAGCTCGCCGTGACGAAGACGGGCAACGCGGATCTGCCGATGAAGCACGGCCAGAAGGCGCTCCTGACGATCGACGTGTGGGAGCACGCGTACTACATCGACTACCGGAACCTGCGTCCCAAGTACATCGAGACGTTCCTCACGAGCCTCGTGAACTGGGACTTCGTCGCGAAGAACCTGCGGGGCTGA
- a CDS encoding AAA family ATPase: MSELLEAGAGTDPAEVLKRRAGRYAWPIRDSLQVANDLANLAKNTSPFTDLADDLERAVLGGKVVVSDLGELSFAHEGGSARPLPVHLTASVVKSLASLVFYFRHMAKPGDFLIIDEPELNLHPDNQRKIARVLAKAVNRGFKIMMSTHSDYVLRELNHLVMLSDPKESVSRVIDELGYDRASILPPEKLGVYLFKEQTAQLVPVSVDGFQVETIEHEIAALNADAQAIYAARFG; encoded by the coding sequence GTGAGCGAACTGCTGGAGGCGGGCGCCGGCACGGATCCCGCCGAGGTCCTCAAACGCCGCGCAGGTCGTTATGCCTGGCCGATTCGCGACAGCCTCCAGGTCGCGAATGACCTGGCCAACCTCGCCAAGAACACGAGCCCCTTCACCGACCTCGCGGACGACCTCGAACGTGCCGTCCTCGGAGGAAAGGTCGTCGTCTCCGATCTCGGCGAGCTCTCCTTCGCGCACGAGGGCGGGAGCGCGCGCCCGCTCCCCGTCCACCTCACGGCCTCCGTCGTGAAGTCCCTGGCGAGCCTCGTCTTTTACTTCCGCCACATGGCGAAGCCGGGCGACTTTCTCATCATCGACGAGCCCGAGCTGAACCTCCACCCCGACAACCAGCGCAAGATCGCCCGCGTCCTCGCCAAGGCCGTCAACCGCGGGTTCAAGATCATGATGAGCACCCACAGCGACTACGTCCTGCGGGAGCTGAACCACCTCGTCATGCTCTCCGACCCCAAGGAGAGTGTCTCCCGGGTCATCGACGAGCTCGGCTACGACCGCGCCTCGATCCTCCCGCCGGAAAAGCTCGGGGTGTACCTGTTCAAGGAACAAACTGCGCAACTGGTTCCCGTTTCTGTCGATGGATTCCAAGTGGAGACCATCGAACACGAAATCGCCGCCCTCAACGCCGACGCCCAAGCCATCTACGCCGCGCGCTTCGGTTGA
- a CDS encoding AAA family ATPase, which yields MITSVRLQNFKAHRDTTVELGRFTVLVGPNGSGKTSVLEALLRTSGLLNKAPNQAFRWPYDPDDIASRNAPDGPIGVELNSADSVLAIEWVRMRDRGPAIDWVPALRWEIQGTESGTGEARDKQIDRSVAMALAHIMGDSAIYHFDATRIASPAQSEHERPSVASDGSNTADVLASMKLEQEERFRRIEGELRSVVPNVERVRIRRAKAANATIGHQILLDFRGAPGVPAHAASEGTLVTLALLTVLHSPNSPRLILLDDIDQSLHPRAQIELVRQIKRLLDEMPDLQVVATTHSPYILDELDPKDVHVFALKNDGTVAHKRLSEHPEAASGVLTSGQIWSLDPEEEWVAAEEKT from the coding sequence ATGATCACCTCCGTTCGCCTCCAGAACTTCAAGGCCCACCGGGATACGACGGTCGAGCTGGGACGGTTTACCGTGCTGGTGGGGCCGAATGGGAGTGGGAAGACGAGTGTTTTGGAGGCGCTGCTTAGGACGAGCGGGCTTCTGAACAAGGCGCCCAATCAGGCGTTCCGTTGGCCCTACGACCCCGACGATATTGCAAGCCGAAACGCGCCTGATGGCCCGATCGGTGTCGAGCTCAACAGCGCGGACTCTGTCCTCGCCATCGAGTGGGTGCGCATGAGAGATCGAGGACCCGCTATCGATTGGGTCCCCGCGCTTCGTTGGGAAATACAGGGAACCGAGAGCGGAACTGGCGAAGCGCGGGACAAGCAAATCGATCGCTCGGTCGCTATGGCACTCGCACACATCATGGGTGACTCGGCAATATATCATTTCGACGCAACTAGGATCGCATCTCCCGCACAAAGTGAACACGAGCGGCCCAGCGTGGCGTCCGATGGCTCCAATACCGCCGATGTCCTGGCGTCGATGAAACTGGAGCAGGAAGAGAGGTTCCGTCGAATCGAGGGCGAGCTGCGCAGCGTCGTTCCTAATGTCGAGCGAGTTCGCATCCGCCGCGCGAAGGCAGCCAATGCGACCATTGGTCATCAGATACTTCTCGATTTCCGCGGGGCTCCCGGCGTCCCCGCGCACGCTGCAAGCGAAGGAACCCTTGTTACCCTGGCTCTCTTGACGGTATTGCACAGTCCAAACAGTCCTCGGCTCATCTTGCTCGACGACATCGATCAATCCCTGCACCCTCGGGCTCAAATCGAACTCGTCCGCCAGATCAAACGCCTCCTCGACGAGATGCCCGATCTCCAAGTCGTCGCCACCACGCACTCCCCGTACATCCTCGACGAGCTCGACCCGAAGGACGTCCATGTCTTCGCCCTCAAGAATGACGGGACCGTCGCCCACAAGCGGCTCTCTGAGCATCCAGAAGCTGCTTCAGGGGTCCTGACGTCCGGCCAAATCTGGAGCCTCGATCCCGAAGAGGAATGGGTCGCCGCCGAGGAGAAGACGTGA